From Trichoderma atroviride chromosome 1, complete sequence, one genomic window encodes:
- a CDS encoding uncharacterized protein (BUSCO:EOG092D3CMX) encodes MARYLTPAKIGLLVLTELYVEEAVPSDAIVPVLSFIASHAMGYDPNGPSTSQAARWTKAERAVSLVISIKDFEKLLSSYPFLMGLPGKRLWDQFLNKLWGIDSLHALGEFFEHLSWRLSRTKEELRREGLDPDEPELGVKLTNNSPLGAFVRRARLEYQRLRFHDCTELWKDFVRYRQPTSHYQKRRNPDFSRYSFDQVLQRGELEDWDVDKVASLASVAYGDMLTGDQTGGLPVSIDDVENLLDFQIEQMQKYGNRIPLEIRHQFHDLLNDSFLVPSLTHYITFLDAWRAGDYPTAFDFLHRYFDYTMQHRDRLFYQYALMNLAVLQADFGCYKEAITAMLETVTTARENRDMTCLNFSLNWLFHFGQAHPDLVRDLQADNLLGTSKETLAFLRVKAREAGMWTLWSSVLLSEAKLCLINGDSVATALEYMVRSSQIIVEKNMKGMFGAQLGLYSSLWNRLGLGHLTTVACEIFLRCHTCHSMFDDELKMISRFSFALLDQGKYREAMEILDKADENSRRSWKPNQYWFKYRGGHTAQERFTS; translated from the exons ATGGCACGATACCTCACGCCAGCCAAGATTGGCCTCCTCGTTCTGACCGAGCTATACGTGGAAGAGGCGGTCCCCAGCGATGCAATCGTGCCAGTTCTGTCGTTTATTGCGTCTCACGCCATGGGCTACGATCCAAATGGACCATCCACAAGCCAAGCGGCAAGATGGACAAAGGCTGAGCGCGCCGTGAGCCTGGTGATCTCGATCAAGGActtcgagaagctgctcaGCAGTTATCCCTTTCTGATGGGCTTGCCCGGGAAGAGACTTTGGGATCAGTTCCTCAATAAGCTGTGGGGGATTGACTCGCTCCACGCCCTTGGAGAGTTTTTCGAGCATCTTTCGTGGAGACTGTCtagaacaaaagaagagcttcgcCGAGAAGGGCTGGATCCTGATGAGCCCGAGCTGGGTGTCAAACTCACCAACAACTCTCCCCTCGGCGCTTTCGTCCGCAGAGCCCGCCTCGAATACCAACGCTTGCGGTTTCACGACTGCACCGAGCTATGGAAAGACTTTGTCCGGTATCGACAGCCAACATCCCACTATCAGAAGCGGAGAAATCCAGACTTCAGTCGATACAGTTTTGATCAGGTGCTGCAGCGTGGAGAGCTGGAAGACTGGGATGTTGACAAAGTTGCGAGCCTGGCGTCGGTGGCGTATGGCGATATGTTGACAGGGGACCAGACTGGGGGTCTCCCTGTCAGCATAGATGACGTTGAAAATTTACTCGACTTTCAGATCGAGCAAATGCAGA AATACGGTAACCGGATACCACTGGAGATTCGACACCAGTTTCACGACCTCCTCAACGACAGCTTCTTGGTTCCCAGCCTAACACATTATATCAC CTTTCTCGACGCTTGGAGAGCCGGTGATTATCCCACGGCGTTCGACTTTCTGCATAGATACTTTGACTATACAATGCAGCATCGTGATCGACTCTTTTACCAGTACGCCTTGATGAACTTGGCCGTTTTACAAGCCGACTTTGGCTGTTATAAAGAAGCCATAACAGCCATGCTTGAAACAGTGACCACAGCAAGAGAAAACAGAGATATGACTTGCCTCAACTTCTCTTTGAACTGGTTGTTTCATTTTGGACAAGCACACCCAGATCTAGTTCGTGATCTGCAAGCGGATAACCTCCTCGGTACAAGCAAAGAGACATTAGCCTTCCTCCGAGTGAAAGCCAGGGAAGCCGGAATGTGGACTCTCTGGAGCTCCGTGCTCTTAAGCGAGGCCAAACTTTGTCTCATCAACGGCGACAGTGTAGCCACCGCTCTTGAATACATGGTACGAAGCTCGCAGATTATCGTGGAGAAGAATATGAAGGGCATGTTCGGGGCACAGCTCGGCTTATACTCGTCCCTCTGGAACAGGCTTGGTCTCGGTCACCTCACCACGGTAGCATGTGAGATCTTCTTACGGTGCCATACATGCCATTCTATGTTTGATGATGAGCTCAAGATGATCAGTCGATTTTCGTTTGCGCTTTTAGACCAGGGGAAATATCGCGAAGCTATGGAGATTTTAGACAAGGCTGACGAAAACTCACGGCGGTCGTGGAAGCCCAATCAGTACTGGTTCAAGTATAGGGGGGGTCATACAGCTCAAGAGAGATTTACATCATAA
- a CDS encoding 60S ribosomal protein eL21, with amino-acid sequence MGHSYGKRAGTRYAFSRDFRQKGMIALNTYLKVYHVGDIVDIKVNGAVQKGMPFKVYHGKTGVIYNVTKSSVGVIVYKKVKHRYIEKRINVRIEHVQPSRSREDFIKRVKANAEAKKQARADGVTVQVKRQPALPREALTVSLTDNPPETVTPLPYETTI; translated from the exons ATGGGTCACTCTTACGGAAAGCGAGCGGGCACTCGA TATGCCTTCAGCAGGGACTTTCGCCAGAAGGGCATGATCGCCCTGAACACCTACCTGAAGGTGTACCA CGTCGGTGACATTGTCGACATCAAGGTCAACGGTGCCGTCCAGAAGGG CATGCCCTTCAAGGTCTACCACGGCAAGACTGGTGTCATCTACAACGTCACCAAGAGCTCTGTCGGCGTCATCGTCTACAAGAAGGTCAAGCACCGCTACATCGAGAAGCGCATCAACGTCCGAATCGAGCACGTCCAGCCCTCCCGATCTCGTGAGGACTTCATCAAGCGAGTCAAGGCCAatgccgaggccaagaagcaggcCAGAGCCGACGGTGTGACTGTTCAGGTCAAGCGACAGCCCGCTCTCCCCCGGGAAGCCCTCACGGTCTCCCTGACCGACAACCCTCCTGAGACTGTCACTCCTCTGCCATACGAAACTACAATCTAA
- a CDS encoding uncharacterized protein (BUSCO:EOG092D4DTK~TransMembrane:1 (i55-75o)), with protein sequence MFAARQVTRTAPRFAAQLRTPMQRRFASTAENEFISERQHIKEHAQGTTELWKKISLYAVVPALAVAGANAYWLWTEHWEHWSHLPPLPERTEYPYQNIRTKNFQWGDGDKTLFWNEGVNYHNHDKTK encoded by the exons ATGTTTGCTGCCCGACAAGTTACCCGCACCGCCCCGCGCTTCGCTGCGCAGCTGCGCACTCCTATGCAGCGCCGTTTTGCTAGCACCGCCGAAAACGAGTTCATCAGCGAGCGCCAGCACATCAAGGAACACGCTCAAGGCACCACTG AGCTCTGGAAGAAGATTTCTCTCTA CGCCGTTGTCCCTGCCCTTGCTGTCGCTGGAGCCAACGCCTACTGGCTATGGACTGAGCACTGGGAGCACTGGAGCCACCTCCCTCCTCTGCCAGAGCGCACCGAGTATCCCTACCAGAACATCCGCACCAAGAACTTCCAGTGGGGCGATGGTGACAAG ACTCTCTT CTGGAACGAGGGCGTCAACTACCACAACCATGACAAGACCAAATAA